The proteins below come from a single Tenuifilum thalassicum genomic window:
- the amrS gene encoding AmmeMemoRadiSam system radical SAM enzyme, translating to MKKISRREFLKRSLFTAGGIMALRYFSIPAFAFNDKPWRWSREAMFYTPTARGMRCNLCPNECNIRPGETGDCRNRLNHNGKLYSIAYGNPCAVHIDPIEKKPLYHYLPGSKSFSIATAGCNFGCLNCQNWEISQSSPKETRNAELFPEQVVQQAIRNGCKSIAYTYSEPITFYEYMYETARIANAHGIGNVLVSNGYINEEPLRKLAQRIDAANIDLKSFSNDIYLKLNAGTLEPVLNTLRILLEMNVWIEITNLVIPTWTDDFAMIRKMCQWLANNGFTEFPLHFSRFFPLYKLTQLPQTPTSTLIKAREIAQSCGLKHVYIGNAALPSAGDTLCPACGKTVIERKGFNVTITNLKDGKCKWCGRAINGRWG from the coding sequence ATGAAAAAGATATCGCGGCGCGAATTTTTAAAACGCAGCCTTTTTACAGCAGGAGGCATAATGGCATTACGATATTTTAGCATACCAGCTTTTGCTTTCAACGACAAACCATGGCGTTGGAGTCGTGAGGCTATGTTCTACACTCCTACTGCACGAGGCATGCGTTGCAACCTCTGCCCAAATGAGTGCAATATCCGTCCAGGTGAAACAGGTGACTGTAGGAATCGCTTAAACCATAATGGTAAGCTCTATAGCATTGCCTATGGTAATCCCTGTGCTGTTCATATCGACCCAATTGAGAAGAAACCGCTTTACCATTACCTACCTGGAAGCAAGTCATTCTCAATAGCAACTGCTGGTTGCAATTTTGGATGCTTGAACTGTCAGAACTGGGAGATTTCGCAGTCGAGCCCCAAGGAAACACGCAATGCCGAACTTTTCCCAGAACAGGTTGTTCAGCAAGCCATCCGTAATGGCTGCAAGAGCATCGCTTACACCTACTCGGAACCCATCACCTTTTATGAGTACATGTACGAAACTGCCAGAATAGCCAATGCCCATGGAATTGGTAACGTTCTAGTATCAAATGGCTACATAAATGAGGAACCGCTTCGGAAGCTAGCCCAGAGAATTGATGCCGCCAATATCGACCTAAAATCGTTTAGCAACGATATCTACCTTAAACTAAACGCCGGAACATTAGAACCGGTTCTTAACACACTACGCATCCTACTCGAGATGAACGTTTGGATTGAAATAACAAATCTAGTTATCCCCACCTGGACCGATGATTTTGCTATGATAAGGAAGATGTGCCAATGGCTTGCAAACAACGGGTTCACAGAGTTCCCATTGCACTTTAGCAGGTTTTTCCCGCTCTATAAGCTAACGCAGCTTCCTCAAACGCCAACATCAACACTAATAAAAGCAAGGGAAATTGCACAATCGTGCGGACTAAAACATGTTTATATCGGCAATGCAGCCCTTCCAAGTGCGGGTGACACCCTTTGCCCGGCTTGCGGAAAGACAGTGATAGAACGTAAGGGCTTTAACGTCACTATTACTAACCTAAAAGATGGCAAGTGTAAATGGTGTGGTAGGGCTATTAATGGAAGATGGGGGTAA
- a CDS encoding acyloxyacyl hydrolase, protein MRKYIFVLLCILPLLSLAQSVDTSLLKTTNNYSISGLYQNGYVFPTNDFVRGGNAEKELINAFQTFSIRFSQQSYGKNAWEQIYNYPHWGIGLSVYDFYNPEEIGNPIALYGFFDAPFKRWDRLSFNYEIGFGATFNWKRFDPVTNSSNIAIGAGESFYIDAGLNLHYELTEHFEVETGFSLTHFSNGALKKPNFGLNTVAPKISIKYNFDERHDFIKHKISEFQPEKEWIISTFIGGTNVIFDSVAVDIKEKYEGITFPVAGITTTLNWHIWRKSKFGIGMAFTYNGSVNAQVAVDNNELEVKDGLFTDKIQISIFPSYEFVVNRFSLILQPAFYTYRKKLVSQTPVFHQRIGLKYHFTEDFLVGITLRGYDFHVSDFVEWNIGYSIKWK, encoded by the coding sequence ATGAGGAAGTATATTTTTGTGCTTTTGTGTATCTTGCCCTTGCTTTCATTAGCTCAATCAGTGGATACATCTCTACTTAAAACAACAAATAATTACTCAATCAGTGGTCTGTATCAAAATGGGTATGTATTTCCTACAAATGATTTTGTAAGAGGTGGCAATGCGGAGAAGGAATTAATAAATGCCTTTCAAACATTTTCAATCCGATTCTCACAGCAATCATATGGAAAAAACGCTTGGGAGCAAATTTATAATTATCCACATTGGGGTATAGGTTTATCTGTTTATGATTTCTACAACCCCGAAGAAATAGGAAATCCAATTGCTTTATATGGATTCTTTGATGCTCCTTTCAAAAGATGGGATAGGTTAAGTTTTAATTATGAAATTGGTTTCGGGGCAACGTTTAATTGGAAACGTTTTGACCCCGTAACTAACAGCAGCAATATTGCAATTGGTGCAGGAGAATCTTTCTATATAGATGCTGGTTTAAATTTACATTATGAATTAACTGAACATTTTGAGGTTGAAACAGGCTTTTCATTAACTCATTTTTCTAATGGTGCTCTAAAAAAACCTAATTTTGGATTAAATACTGTGGCTCCTAAAATCAGTATAAAATACAATTTTGACGAAAGACATGATTTTATTAAACACAAAATCTCAGAATTTCAGCCGGAAAAAGAATGGATTATTTCCACATTTATTGGTGGAACAAACGTAATATTTGATTCTGTAGCTGTTGATATCAAAGAAAAATATGAGGGGATAACCTTCCCTGTTGCAGGGATAACTACAACCTTAAACTGGCATATCTGGAGAAAGTCTAAATTTGGTATTGGAATGGCGTTTACATATAATGGTTCGGTGAATGCTCAGGTTGCTGTTGATAATAATGAGTTAGAGGTTAAGGATGGCTTGTTTACCGATAAAATACAAATTAGTATTTTTCCATCCTATGAGTTTGTTGTAAACCGTTTTTCCTTAATTTTACAACCAGCATTCTACACTTACCGCAAAAAATTAGTAAGTCAAACACCGGTATTTCATCAAAGAATCGGCCTAAAATATCACTTTACCGAAGACTTTCTTGTTGGGATAACACTGCGAGGTTATGATTTTCATGTTTCAGACTTTGTAGAATGGAATATTGGTTATAGTATTAAGTGGAAATAA